One Synergistota bacterium DNA window includes the following coding sequences:
- a CDS encoding flippase-like domain-containing protein, with the protein MSTRKTYIVLGAIIASITSYYLLRENTLKDIGSLWKLSGIRGVAPAFVLYLLTYPLRAERWRLLLPRPIARREMLKIVAFHTALANILPAKLGELAFPALLKKKGIKVLISGSLLLLGRGMDAVCILSLLLLTFSPLVGSSLIAFEFGFAFFGFKAIDRIFKGILTIPRLKEVYSRGWERFTREELTKAFGITYAVWIIKGAGIASLLTASGKMKFIEAFKGSIGAECSFLIPISGFLGLGNYEAGWVIASGTSIKEGFFAHSFLLISSALIALICSLTSLKTSSTDMEDMQGRTP; encoded by the coding sequence ATGTCAACGAGAAAAACCTACATAGTCTTAGGAGCGATAATAGCAAGCATTACCTCCTATTATCTCCTTAGGGAAAACACCTTAAAAGACATTGGTTCTCTCTGGAAGCTATCCGGGATCAGGGGAGTAGCTCCAGCCTTCGTTCTTTACCTCCTCACTTATCCCTTGAGAGCTGAAAGATGGAGATTACTATTGCCCCGCCCTATAGCCCGCAGAGAGATGCTAAAAATAGTAGCTTTTCACACCGCCCTCGCAAATATCCTGCCCGCAAAGCTGGGGGAACTTGCCTTCCCAGCTTTGCTAAAGAAAAAGGGAATAAAAGTCTTAATCAGCGGAAGCCTGCTCCTTTTAGGAAGAGGCATGGATGCCGTTTGTATATTGAGCTTGCTACTTTTAACTTTTTCCCCTTTGGTAGGCTCAAGCCTGATAGCCTTTGAGTTCGGCTTCGCGTTTTTCGGATTCAAAGCTATAGACAGGATATTCAAGGGTATATTAACTATACCGAGACTAAAAGAGGTATATTCACGAGGATGGGAAAGATTTACGCGAGAGGAGCTAACAAAGGCTTTCGGAATAACCTACGCCGTATGGATCATAAAGGGCGCGGGAATAGCTTCACTTCTCACCGCATCGGGGAAAATGAAATTTATAGAAGCTTTTAAAGGATCGATAGGCGCGGAATGTTCCTTTCTTATCCCTATTTCAGGATTCTTAGGACTGGGAAATTACGAGGCAGGCTGGGTTATCGCCTCGGGAACGAGCATAAAGGAGGGCTTTTTCGCTCACTCATTCCTTTTAATCTCATCGGCTCTTATAGCTCTCATATGCTCTCTTACCTCCCTTAAGACATCCTCTACCGATATGGAAGACATGCAGGGACGAACCCCATAA
- a CDS encoding glycosyltransferase family 9 protein, which yields IGDFVISNPVIVSLKRAFPDSLIVVAVRKAVGELARLCPCIDEVEVYDYKGEHKGLSGWLDIISRLRRYRFDLGVAPNFSFRSGLLLYLAGCKERIASPTDGRGIFLTKRSEYIPPGCRTGDCSLYAFSSLTEIRLKVLEPLGVKKEKYPCFDVSESIREKVYDRFLKDLTPPFFSIGATGSRLEKRWSLRKWRILIEELNEKYRASFLLLGTADDRPYLSSLSLPFAFNTAGQTSISDLAGLLSFVDLHIGIDSSHMHIASALGVRCVGLYGSSNPFAWSPTASPGLVRSIYKFLPCSPCCGKYPCYSFKPYGVRPCMSSISVEDVLREVREHMRAIRADEIKRNE from the coding sequence ATAGGAGATTTTGTCATATCAAATCCCGTGATAGTTTCCTTGAAAAGAGCCTTTCCGGATTCACTGATCGTTGTTGCGGTTAGAAAAGCCGTTGGGGAGCTCGCTCGCTTGTGCCCCTGTATTGATGAAGTTGAGGTTTATGACTATAAGGGCGAGCATAAGGGATTAAGTGGCTGGCTTGATATAATATCCCGTTTGCGGAGATACCGCTTTGATCTCGGCGTCGCCCCCAACTTTTCCTTTAGATCTGGCTTGCTTCTTTATCTGGCAGGCTGTAAGGAAAGGATAGCTTCTCCAACCGATGGCAGGGGTATCTTCCTGACTAAAAGGAGCGAGTATATTCCTCCGGGGTGCAGGACGGGAGACTGTTCCCTATATGCTTTTAGCTCTCTTACCGAGATTCGCCTTAAGGTTCTGGAACCTCTCGGCGTAAAGAAAGAGAAGTATCCCTGTTTTGATGTGTCGGAGTCTATTAGAGAAAAGGTATACGATCGCTTTCTAAAGGATCTTACCCCTCCGTTTTTCTCCATAGGAGCAACGGGCTCCAGGCTGGAGAAAAGATGGAGCTTAAGGAAGTGGAGAATCCTAATCGAGGAGCTTAATGAAAAATATAGGGCGAGCTTTCTTCTCCTCGGAACCGCTGATGATAGACCTTATTTAAGCTCCCTTTCTCTTCCCTTCGCTTTCAACACTGCGGGGCAAACTTCTATTTCTGATCTTGCTGGTCTCCTCTCCTTCGTTGACCTTCACATAGGCATCGACTCCAGCCATATGCATATCGCTTCGGCTCTCGGCGTGAGGTGCGTGGGTCTTTACGGAAGCTCAAACCCCTTTGCTTGGTCTCCCACGGCTTCTCCGGGCCTTGTGAGGTCCATATATAAGTTTCTTCCATGTTCGCCCTGTTGCGGAAAGTATCCGTGCTATTCCTTTAAGCCTTATGGGGTTCGTCCCTGCATGTCTTCCATATCGGTAGAGGATGTCTTAAGGGAGGTAAGAGAGCATATGAGAGCTATAAGAGCCGATGAGATTAAAAGGAATGAGTGA
- a CDS encoding S-layer homology domain-containing protein produces MRRYAVIAALVAVLALAVPALATNPFVDVPLNHWAYDAVAKLAADGIVQGYPDGTFQGSKPITRYEFAVAVARALAKIDKEKASKEDLALLKKLVVEFQDELNALGVKVDKIDKRLETVEKNLNGFQFAGELRVDFYWNNGDYYDNQTTPNYQDASISRARLHISKQVDDNVSIYFRIDDDDVFSKAYATIKFPWDITMTIGRFCPDWEGELGLYADNDAILTDRTYNPVIYFTKKAGAVDAVAYYAYTDDDELSEYGGRLDFHFNDKIRVGVFYMGWTTQPGNNLDPSVYGADFTVNFSEGFKIYGQYMSEDLGGTVTVNNTAVDDATIYKFGASVDQSVIGFTSFTVEYLHMDQGAFFANQPFAYIEAQEFLRTDGNSPVLTGYLIDDVDAVLVMLTQQWSDKVSTTERYYSFDYSNTLNDLTAFAFTFKYQYTPSTYFEFAYENVDWDEGSAQQDESRIRFRTYISF; encoded by the coding sequence ATGAGACGGTATGCTGTTATAGCTGCTTTGGTGGCTGTCTTAGCGTTGGCAGTACCAGCGTTGGCAACTAATCCGTTTGTCGATGTTCCTTTGAATCACTGGGCTTATGATGCGGTAGCTAAGCTCGCTGCTGATGGCATAGTTCAGGGTTATCCCGATGGGACCTTCCAGGGAAGCAAGCCGATCACGCGTTATGAGTTTGCAGTGGCTGTTGCGAGAGCTCTCGCTAAGATAGACAAGGAGAAGGCTTCCAAGGAGGATCTTGCTCTCTTAAAGAAGCTTGTCGTCGAGTTCCAGGATGAGCTCAACGCTCTCGGCGTTAAGGTTGACAAGATAGACAAGCGCCTTGAGACGGTTGAGAAGAACTTAAACGGCTTCCAATTCGCTGGGGAGCTCAGAGTTGACTTCTACTGGAATAATGGGGACTATTATGATAATCAAACTACACCGAACTATCAGGATGCTTCCATTAGCAGGGCGCGTTTACACATCAGCAAGCAGGTTGATGATAATGTGAGCATTTACTTCCGTATCGATGATGATGATGTTTTCAGCAAGGCTTACGCCACCATTAAGTTCCCATGGGATATCACGATGACGATCGGTCGCTTCTGCCCAGACTGGGAAGGTGAGCTTGGACTCTATGCTGACAATGATGCTATTCTGACCGATCGCACTTACAATCCGGTGATTTACTTTACCAAGAAGGCTGGTGCGGTTGATGCGGTGGCGTATTATGCTTATACAGATGATGATGAGCTTTCCGAGTATGGTGGTCGTCTTGATTTCCACTTCAACGATAAGATTAGGGTTGGCGTATTCTACATGGGTTGGACGACACAGCCCGGTAACAATCTTGACCCCAGCGTCTATGGTGCCGACTTCACCGTCAACTTCAGCGAGGGCTTTAAGATTTATGGTCAGTACATGTCTGAGGATCTCGGCGGAACCGTTACCGTTAACAATACTGCCGTTGATGACGCTACCATTTATAAGTTTGGTGCCTCCGTTGATCAGAGCGTGATTGGCTTCACCTCCTTCACGGTTGAGTATCTCCACATGGATCAGGGGGCGTTCTTTGCCAATCAACCGTTTGCTTACATAGAGGCGCAGGAGTTCCTTAGGACGGATGGCAATTCTCCCGTTCTTACGGGATATCTTATTGATGATGTAGACGCTGTTTTGGTAATGCTTACCCAGCAGTGGAGCGATAAGGTATCTACCACTGAGCGCTACTACAGCTTCGATTACAGCAATACTCTTAATGATCTTACCGCGTTTGCCTTTACCTTCAAGTATCAGTACACGCCTTCTACCTACTTCGAGTTCGCTTACGAAAACGTGGATTGGGACGAGGGTTCTGCTCAGCAGGATGAATCTCGCATCCGCTTCAGGACTTACATAAGCTTCTAA
- a CDS encoding phosphatase PAP2 family protein encodes MKIPSVKPLTHLGNAIGNGKKLLPAIIMGICLTSITKLEKAETALRRALISGIAAGAIADIIKIGTLRARPRVGNKLDWFRYDKITDSDYWSFPSGHTALASGVFFSLYLSTKGAWRYIFLPFPFIVAISRVAVQAHWFSDVVFSLLIGFIIAIGGDKREGA; translated from the coding sequence ATGAAGATACCTTCGGTAAAACCGCTTACCCATCTGGGAAACGCCATAGGAAACGGGAAAAAACTTCTACCCGCAATTATAATGGGAATCTGTTTAACATCCATAACAAAGCTTGAAAAAGCAGAAACCGCCTTGAGAAGAGCATTAATATCGGGAATAGCAGCCGGTGCAATAGCGGACATAATAAAGATCGGGACATTACGAGCAAGACCGAGGGTAGGAAATAAGCTCGACTGGTTCAGATATGATAAGATCACTGACTCTGACTATTGGTCTTTCCCCTCAGGACACACCGCCCTTGCAAGCGGGGTCTTCTTTTCGCTATACTTGAGCACAAAAGGAGCGTGGAGGTATATTTTTCTCCCATTCCCTTTTATCGTAGCCATAAGCAGGGTAGCAGTACAGGCTCACTGGTTCTCGGATGTAGTTTTCTCGCTCCTGATCGGGTTCATAATAGCGATCGGAGGTGATAAAAGAGAAGGTGCTTAA
- a CDS encoding glycosyltransferase family 39 protein has protein sequence MLKISIIVIALAIAISVYPILDMDEAWYASVSLRMAKTGNWLIPNFNGTPFPTKPPLWFWITGFTFKIFGPSEISARIWALLFTLFTAYLLRAWYRKSKAHIIFLSCLMPILLACVGRMDSAMVFFLTLAFLLGYREKWLSAGIALGVSVLAKGPVSVAIWGITFIIYALIYDRRIIKGIVLSGLIAVLIGGSWFALLYLEGMKDMVKYFLLHENLARIRTGLEGHTGPLYYYLPILLMGAVPNLGKLLKGLSYWNRDKALFYIWFLVVLTIFSIAKTKLPHYILPLYPALALIMEQERESLWDWLSGGILILIPLAIIHFFGGKLPEELKKGLFLSSFSVGVLWAISLYLKGARVFLSTALALSLALLVLSPFKSFYPHYLAGVFAHERCPELWSTKKALAPSTVFYYGKDIKIGEKGKWILSYREEIPGYKKIFESEGFSLYNGKWITLRIFKKR, from the coding sequence GTGCTTAAGATATCCATTATAGTAATAGCCTTAGCCATAGCGATATCCGTCTATCCCATACTCGACATGGATGAGGCATGGTATGCAAGCGTATCCTTAAGAATGGCTAAAACGGGAAACTGGCTTATTCCAAACTTTAACGGAACGCCCTTTCCGACAAAACCCCCTTTATGGTTTTGGATAACAGGATTCACCTTTAAAATCTTCGGACCCAGTGAAATAAGCGCGAGGATATGGGCACTTTTGTTTACGCTTTTTACGGCTTACCTGCTTCGAGCCTGGTACAGGAAAAGCAAAGCCCACATAATATTTCTCTCTTGCCTTATGCCTATATTATTAGCCTGCGTTGGAAGAATGGATTCAGCGATGGTATTCTTCCTAACCTTAGCTTTCCTTTTAGGATACAGGGAAAAGTGGCTTTCAGCTGGCATAGCGCTTGGGGTAAGCGTTTTGGCTAAGGGACCAGTGTCCGTGGCAATATGGGGTATCACCTTTATCATTTATGCTCTCATTTACGATAGAAGAATCATAAAAGGAATCGTTCTATCCGGATTAATCGCGGTTCTCATCGGGGGAAGCTGGTTCGCCCTACTTTATTTAGAGGGAATGAAAGACATGGTTAAATATTTTCTGCTTCACGAGAACCTCGCGCGAATCAGAACGGGACTTGAAGGACACACGGGACCGCTTTACTACTACCTACCTATACTTCTTATGGGAGCGGTGCCAAATCTCGGCAAATTGCTTAAGGGACTGAGCTACTGGAACAGGGATAAAGCCCTGTTTTACATCTGGTTTTTAGTGGTTCTCACTATCTTTTCCATAGCTAAGACGAAACTGCCCCATTACATCCTTCCTCTCTATCCAGCACTCGCTCTCATAATGGAGCAGGAAAGGGAATCTCTCTGGGACTGGCTCTCCGGAGGAATTCTTATCCTTATTCCATTAGCGATAATTCACTTCTTCGGAGGTAAACTGCCTGAGGAGCTTAAAAAGGGCTTATTTTTAAGCTCTTTTTCGGTTGGCGTTCTCTGGGCGATAAGCCTATATCTTAAGGGAGCGAGAGTTTTTCTCTCAACGGCGCTTGCCTTATCCTTAGCCTTGCTTGTCTTAAGCCCGTTTAAGAGCTTCTATCCACATTATCTTGCGGGAGTATTCGCCCATGAGAGATGCCCAGAGCTGTGGTCAACCAAGAAAGCCTTAGCCCCATCAACCGTGTTCTATTACGGAAAGGACATAAAAATTGGAGAAAAGGGGAAATGGATCTTAAGCTACCGGGAAGAGATCCCGGGGTACAAAAAGATATTTGAAAGCGAGGGGTTCTCTTTATACAACGGAAAATGGATAACCTTAAGAATATTCAAAAAACGGTAA
- a CDS encoding glycosyltransferase family 2 protein: MDNLKNIQKTVKSLISVVIPIYNERENIEELYKKLKEALKTLSHEIIFVDDGSTDGSTEILKQIALTDEKVTTIILRRNYGQTAAISAGFETARGDIIITMDGDLQNDPEDIPRLLSKISEGYDVVSGWRKDRKDTLLRRKIPSKIANWLISKITGVHLHDYGCTLKAYRSEVLKDLNLYGELHRFIPALASINGAKVAEIPVKHHPRRKGKSKYGLERIPKVLLDLILVKFLLSYGTKPLHFLGGWGLLSFFGGFAIALYLTLLKLLKGVELSKRPLLLLAILLMIAGIQLISTGLIAELIMRTYYESQGRKPYMIKEVVICQREKPT; this comes from the coding sequence ATGGATAACCTTAAGAATATTCAAAAAACGGTAAAAAGCCTTATCTCGGTGGTAATACCCATATATAACGAAAGAGAAAACATAGAAGAGCTTTACAAAAAGCTGAAGGAAGCGTTAAAAACCTTAAGCCATGAAATCATATTCGTGGATGACGGGAGCACAGATGGAAGCACCGAAATCCTAAAACAAATAGCGCTCACGGATGAAAAGGTCACGACAATCATACTAAGAAGAAACTATGGGCAAACTGCCGCCATCTCAGCGGGATTTGAGACAGCACGGGGAGATATAATCATAACCATGGATGGAGATCTTCAAAACGATCCCGAGGATATACCCAGGCTTCTTTCCAAGATAAGCGAGGGATACGATGTGGTTAGCGGTTGGAGGAAAGACAGAAAAGATACCTTACTAAGAAGAAAGATCCCGTCAAAAATTGCTAACTGGCTGATATCAAAGATAACGGGCGTTCATCTTCACGACTATGGCTGCACGCTCAAGGCCTATAGAAGCGAGGTTCTTAAAGATCTGAATCTGTATGGTGAGCTTCACAGATTTATTCCCGCGCTTGCGTCGATAAATGGAGCCAAGGTGGCAGAGATACCAGTGAAACATCATCCAAGAAGGAAAGGCAAGTCAAAATACGGGCTCGAGAGAATACCCAAGGTGCTTTTAGACCTGATACTCGTTAAGTTCCTCTTAAGCTATGGGACAAAACCCCTTCACTTCCTCGGAGGATGGGGATTGCTAAGCTTTTTCGGAGGTTTCGCTATAGCGCTTTACCTCACGCTACTTAAGCTTCTTAAGGGAGTAGAGCTCTCCAAGAGACCCCTTCTTTTGCTCGCAATACTGCTCATGATAGCTGGTATCCAACTTATTTCAACGGGATTGATAGCAGAGCTTATCATGAGAACATACTATGAATCTCAAGGGAGAAAACCTTATATGATAAAGGAAGTAGTGATATGTCAACGAGAAAAACCTACATAG